A region of Neovison vison isolate M4711 chromosome 7, ASM_NN_V1, whole genome shotgun sequence DNA encodes the following proteins:
- the SLC22A6 gene encoding solute carrier family 22 member 6, which produces MAFNDLLQQVGGVGRFQQIQVTLVVLPLLLMASHNTLQNFTAAIPTHHCRPPADANLSQDGELEAWLPRDRQGQLESCLLLTVPRQGPPFPNGTETNGTGATEPCTNGWIYDNSTFPSTIVTEWDLVCSNRALRQLAQSLYMVGVLLGAMVFGYLADRLGRRKLLILNYLQTAVSGTCAAFAPNFPVYCAFRLLSGMSLAGIALNCMTLNVEWMPIHTRACVGTLTGYVYSLGQFLLAGVALAVPHWRHLQLLVSVPFFAFFIYSWFFIESARWYSSSGRLDLTLRALQRVAWINGKREEGTKLSMEVLRASLQKELTMGKGQASALELLRCPALRHLFLCLSMLWFATSFAYYGLVMDLQGFGVNIYLIQVIFGAVDLPAKLVGFLVINSLGRRPAQMASLLLAGICILVNGVVPQDQSIVRTSLAVLGKGCLAASFNCIFLYTGELYPTVIRQTGMGMGSTMARVGSIVSPLVSMTAELYPSVPLFIYGAVPVAASAVTALLPETLGQPLPDTVQDMESRRRGKPRRQEQEQQKQMVPLQASARENVL; this is translated from the exons ATGGCCTTCAACGACCTCCTGCAGCAGGTGGGGGGTGTCGGCCGCTTCCAGCAGATCCAGGTCACGCTGGtggtcctccccctgctcctgatGGCCTCCCACAACACCCTGCAGAACTTCACCGCGGCCATCCCTACCCACCACTGCCGCCCGCCTGCCGACGCCAACCTCAGCCAGGACGGGGAGCTGGAGGCCTGGCTGCCCCGGGACAGGCAGGGGCAGCTCGagtcctgcctcctcctcaccGTCCCCCGACAGGGACCGCCTTTTCCCAACGGCACAGAGACCAACGGCACAGGGGCCACAGAGCCGTGCACCAATGGCTGGATCTATGACAACAGCACCTTCCCATCCACCATCGTGACCGAG TGGGACCTCGTGTGCTCTAACAGGGCCTTACGCCAGCTGGCCCAGTCCTTGTACATGGTAGGGGTGCTTCTCGGAGCCATGGTGTTCGGCTACCTGGCAGACAG GCTGGGCCGCCGCAAGTTGCTGATCTTGAACTATCTGCAGACGGCTGTGTCAGGAACCTGCGCAGCCTTCGCTCCCAACTTCCCCGTCTACTGTGCCTTCCGGCTCCTCTCCGGCATGTCGCTGGCTGGCATCGCTCTCAACTGCATGACACTGA ATGTGGAGTGGATGCCCATCCACACGCGGGCTTGTGTGGGCACCCTGACTGGCTATGTCTACAGCCTGGGCCAGTTTCTCCTGGCCGGTGTGGCCTTGGCCGTGCCCCACTGGCGCCACCTGCAGCTCCTGGTCTCCGTGCCCTTTTTCGCCTTCTTCATCTACTCTTG GTTCTTCATAGAGTCAGCCCGCTGGTACTCCTCCTCCGGGAGGCTAGACCTCACCCTCAGGGCCCTGCAGAGAGTGGCCTGGATCAATGGGAAGCGAGAAGAAGGCACCAAGCTAAGTATGGAG GTGCTCCGGGCCAGTCTGCAAAAGGAGCTGACCATGGGCAAAGGCCAGGCTTCCGCCTTGGAGTTGCTGCGCTGCCCCGCCCTTCGccacctcttcctctgcctctccatgCTGTG GTTTGCCACTAGTTTTGCCTACTACGGGCTGGTCATGGACCTGCAGGGCTTTGGCGTGAACATCTACCTAATCCAGGTGATTTTTGGTGCTGTGGACCTGCCTGCCAAGCTGGTGGGCTTCCTTGTCATCAACTCTCTGGGCCGCCGGCCTGCCCAGATGGCCTCACTGCTGCTGGCAGGCATCTGCATCCTGGTCAATGGGGTGGTACCCCAGG atCAGTCCATTGTCCGAACCTCCCTTGCTGTGCTGGGAAAAGGCTGCCTGGCTGCCTCCTTCAACTGCATCTTCCTCTATACTGGGGAGCTCTACCCCACAGTGATCCG GCAGACGGGCATGGGCATGGGCAGCACCATGGCCCGTGTGGGCAGCATCGTGAGCCCCCTGGTGAGCATGACTGCTGAGCTCTACCCCTCCGTGCCTCTCTTCATCTACGGCGCCGTCCCCGTGGCCGCCAGCGCTGTCACTGCCCTCCTGCCAGAGACCCTGGGCCAGCCACTGCCAGACACGGTGCAGGACATGGAGAGCAG gaggAGAGGAAAGCCAAGGCGGCAGGAGCAAGAGCAGCAGAAGCAGATGGTCCCGCTCCAGGCCTCAGCACGAGAGAATGTACTCTGA